catcgagaaatgttaaatatatgaaaaaaatgttttattttaaatttttaaaaatacatcgttGAATATTACAACAAGTACTAGTAGGTAGTTTCGTTTGCTCAttctttttgcaaagaaaaattttgcgatataagcATACTATCAGTTTGTCGTTTTGGTTATAATTATCGGtgaaaagacgaagaaattGCTGAAGGCTGTAACCAAGAGACAAATAGTTAAGAAACACGCAGCAATATTGACCgcatgtttgcgaaaaaaatccttGTAGCTGCTCGGTGTTCCATCGATACGTGGTGGAATTTCGTCGAAGTCGCAGATGAAATCGTTGATCCGAGTGTGGCGGGATTCCGtaactatcgaaatatgtgCCGGTACCATGCTCGTCGATGTAAAAGGCGACCCAGTGTCTTCCGGGGCGGTCATGTTCGTCTGTATTAGCGACAATGGCTGTCGACCTCGTCCACACCCTCGGTAGTCTGTCGGCAGGATAGACTCCCGCATATCTGACATTGAGACGATGCAACGCGTGTAAGATTTCCAACGAATTCATTTGTCGCGTAACAAGACGGTGCTCGCGTGCgaggaattatttgtatagtagAGTCGCAGGGGTTTACCTCCTTACGCAAAGAGTAGACGTTCTCGAATGATTGTGTGTTAACGGGGATGGTTTGTTGAGCGTTGCTATCGGTAGaatattcttcttctttctttacgTACGGTGtatcttttgcaatgtaataaagtgattgattcttctcttcttcttccgtctgtttttcttcttcttccgtaGCGTTACGCCACGCTTCgatattgcgaattatatcaagatttttattctttttcataaaaacagcACTGTCGGTTTTTTCGCTTACGCTCCAATTCTCATGAGAAAGATCATCGCAGCTCGAAACGATGCTACACTCGCTGCTAGTGTTTTGAGTGACTGTCCAGCGTTTTAATTTGCAAGCGTTGCGTAAcgcgcaaagaaatttgtctGTAGAGCAAAATCGAAAGCCGTGGTGAGAGCACCGATGTCCGCTTTTTTTGACTTctggtaaatttttaaatgccggAGAAATTCCTTCTAGATTATATACGTTTCTGGAAAGTAGACGCCGCAGATAGTGTGCCTTTTCCTGCCCCCTGCTATAGATGTAGCGCGCTCGATGTGTTATTTCTCGTAGTTGTATTACGAAACATTTAAGATCAGTTTCACCATCGAACCACTCGATTCCgtgataatttcgcgaaagccAGTTGTTTTCTCATCTCGATTTATCGGGTAAATCGTCAAAGGGATAGGGAGGCGTCATAATCCAGTGTCCGATGATTGGTGAGTTAATCGCAACGACAGCTACTTCTTTCGGAATAAACTTCTCGGCGGCATCGCGGAAGCCCTGTATATCAATGACTATATCCATAGTTATGTCCAAGTACTCACTCTTTATTTTCAAACGAAGCGACGACGTTCGTGTCTCGAACAGGACTGAATCTCTTTCCGCTGCTTCACACACCATTTAAGAAAACAGACGTGAGGGAAAAATGTGTGTAGTAGTAGTGGTGGGAGGCGGGGGTTTGGCGTTATAAAAGTCTAACCGGCAAAATCGACGATAACTTGTCGAGAGAAGTCTATTTCTAGAATGTTATCGAACTCTGCGTAAACGATACAATTAACGGTCGCGGTAAGCGCcttttcaaatttcacttcTAATCGCAAACTACCATGTTTCACGAGATTCCAATGTCCGACGCACTGAGCGGACAAGTCGGGGGTAAGATCAAAAGCGAAAAAAGTGTAGCCCTGGCCATAATCCTCTCTACTTATAGAATTTCCCTCGTTTAAGAAGTGAATGCCGGTTCCCGAGAAGAGCGTGTGGTAGGCTTCGACGTAAAGGCCTTCGTCTTTCGAGAAGTTCGGTTGTAACGGTCTACTGGGAATTTGCATACCATCGGCATACaggagaaaagaaatttataccgtagtttttgaaattaaacggaTTCAGTTTTCTATCACCATTAAACGCTCTGTTATCGACAAAACTGACTATTACACGTTTTGGCAGTTGTCCGagtattacattatctatCGATTCCCCTACGAGTCCAGCGTGaatcgtaaatgttttaaccTCGACTTTTGTGAGAGGATATTTGGCGGTGGTTTTACTCAACATTCTCCATGCGAGAGTAACACACCAGGGCTTATCTTTGCTCTTCTAACGAGCAGACTAGCGTCTAGAAGGCGTATTTTTGACAGTGAATTTGATTCCATAAGGCAAAACGAATCTTTCGAGCGAACGAGCCTCATTCTAACTTCCACCCCGttgattaagaatttatcCTGATTGAAAACGTCGCAGTGAAGATGACCTATGAGATCTAGCGCCTGTTCGTCTCGAATGTAACGCGAGCGTCTCAAGAGAGCCTGATTTGGGGTTTGCGACTCTAGGAGGGCGTCCATTAAACCTGGGGTATCCATATCCCACAGACAGCAGGTCAGATGGGAGTTTTTTGCGGGtggagaataatttaataacgcctCGATGTAAGCCCGATACGCGTAAGCGTTGTTTGGGGGCGACACgagtttttgattgaaatatacGTCGATTTGGTTGAACATGGAATGCAGTAAATGATTTACAGGGCCTACTTTGAATTCGGGGGTGCCAATGGCGGTACCGCCTCCTGCTAGGGGGGAAGATTCTACGCGTACGCGAAGGCTCAGCATGGTGTGCGTGAGATCTAGATAATCTTCTCCATGACCGGGTATGAAGAATTCTATAGGCGCGTCGTCCGCGAGCGACGTTACgggtttgtaataaatccatTGCGAACTCTCGATGCTGGTTTGTGTGAGtggtaaagaaaagagatcgagTTCACTTTTTAAACACTCGTTTGAATGTGTATGAAGAAAGGACATGCTCCGTAAATTCCTAATTCACGCACTGATTAAGAGAATATGTCGGCTACACTACGTTTCTTGACTCGACGACGCCTCGTGGTGTCGGATGGCTTTTTGCTGTTGATTTTTCTAGCCGCTgtgcgaattttttttttttttcgttgtcttttttttcttcgtgatTTTCCTTCGCACGCTGCTATTTTTCGACGATTTCTTTTTGCTCGTCTGACGATGAGGACGACGACGCTTAGGAACCGCGATGCGTCTTTCGTGACTGAAGAAAGGAAACTGAAGCGCGACTGTTTTCGCTGATACTTTATAACCTGTACCCTTCATCAagctagttattttttcttgggCTTTTCTTTTGAGATTTCCACTCGATTCTTTGAAACGAGATTTGACCGCCTCCTTGAACggtgtattattttcaacatccTCCATCACGCTAATGCCGGCGCGTAAAGCTTCTTTACCAACCGCTCGTACACCTTTACTCAGATAAGGAAGCGCCCTCCTGAATAATCCTCCGAGAAAACTACCGATTCCGTGTCCTCGTTGATAGGGTGCTCCGACGAAAACTCGTGTGATTCCTTCACTCCGACCTCCGTTTTGTATATCGTAATATTCGTAGTCCTCCGGTCTAGTCATAGCGTGCGGCTTTTCCGACTGATTTCTTCTTACTGGAAACGTCTAAAGTGCAACGTCACCGTCAGCGTTCCCGATTGGAATGGTattctttttccgaattgatcttttatatctatttcaatccTACGAAAATACGTTTGTCGTAATGGTATATAATGCGGGATGGAGAAATGTTTCACTTGATTCGCTCCGTACGCGTAATAATGACCGTAATGCTGTAGCTCGACCGGTACTATTCGAAGAAGTGGAGTTTGCACATTGCCGGTTATATAAGGTTcacaaatatcacaataaacAAAGAGTTTATCGGGAATACCGCGCAGCAATCCGTGCGGTTCGAGAGTATAGAAATTTCCAGCGCGGCCTTTTTGTTCTCTTTTAAACCCGAGTTTGATAAAAGgtgctgtaaaaatatctttggaattAGGATTAGTTGCAGTAAGTGTTGTACAGAATTCGATTTCACTAGTTGTTAGGGCCCCACCGCAACCGAGTATTCGTAGAAGATTATCGGAAACGTTCATATGATGAACcagattgcatttattttcattgcatGTAATCTCGAACAAGATTTTACCACCACTAGCGTCTTCTAGTGTCAAATTAATATGCGAATTCGCATTTTTGCACGCCGAATTAATAGCGGAGATAAGttcctcgatatttttgtaaataccatTCGGTATTACTCCTTGCGTCGACGTTAACGTCGTCCCGCCTTTCCTCGTCTCGCGaccattttcaatatcgacgaatctaatgacattttcaccgtgatttatgtgtaaaaaagtagTGGGAAATTGGATCTCGTTAAGCGCGACTTCCCATTCGCCGTGTAAGTGTATAGGATGGGGTAATTCTGTAATGAAGGAAGTGGTTGCATTGTCCGGAAAATAACGCATACTACTATTGCTGGGAAGAATCAAGAGAAATTGATCCGTCCTCATTTCGAACAAGCGGGGTTAAACTCGAAGCAGGGATCCAAGAATCAAACTTGCTGGGATAACCACGCCAGCTAGCCAGCACCTGTTTATTATTACCGCAACCCCGACTTCTTATCACACGATCGACGATAAACTCCTCCTCCTGCAAGTTTTTCTCAACCCGAGCCAATTcttgtttgtaaaaaatgccGTCTATGACTTCTCCCGCTAAATCGCTCAGCTCGTACACACGTGGTTTTTGCCAATCGAGTATACGGtgaattcgaaatatctcCTCGCTCCACCGTGCCtcgtatcctttctcgaagaCGACTTTTGCTCTACTGATACGAACGAGATCACCGACGTGGTATTTAGCCTTTCGACGTTTCTCGTTCGCTTCGTCGTCGTTGCTCCTCCATTGACGCGTTATATTTTCACGCACGATACGTGCATTTTCTCTTGTAACGACATACGGTTGCATTCTCGTGCTCGAATAACGGGTGTGATTATAGGCGTTTACGATATTCTGCAAAACATCGATGTAGCGTCGCGtatttttatgcgtaaaataacGCCACATTCGTTCTTTCAACGTTCTGTTGAAGCGCTCGACGATGGCGGCTTTGACATCCGGATTGCGGGCTACGCGAAAACGAATGTCATTTTCTTCGAAAAGCTTTTGTAGCCCGACAAATTCTTTACCCTTGTCCGTTTGTAGGTATACGGGTACGCGTCCGTTACTTCTCGAGAGCACGCACTGGAAAGCTCCCATTACGGAATTACTCGTCTTGTCGTGCAATGGTTCTACCCAGACGTATTTACTAAGTACATCGATAATCACGAGTAAATACGCATATCCGTCGTTGTAACTTTTGAGATTTCGGAGTTCGATCAAATCAGCCTCCTACAGATCGTCGATATTCGTTACGTTGTAATGCATTCGTGGAAATTTCCATCGCAATGGACGATGCAGTGTGTACGCATCTTGTGCTTCGAGCCATCGCATGACATTGTTACGGGATAAATTCGCCGCGCGAAACAGATTATCGACAGCCGAATAACCAGCATAATGCGCGGGATCatagtacaatttttcaagaccCGTCATTCCAATTTATTCCAATCGAGCAGGCGTCTCGCTACCAGAGAATCCGTGTTTCTCTTAGGAGTGGAACTCGCCGTAGGACCGCTaagtttcgcgatattttgcgaagaaccgactgctaataattttttatttctcactagTGTGGAGGGAATGTTCAAGTCGTAAAGTAACCGCGCAAACTGAACTCTTCCCACGGCTTTCACGGTTTTTCTATCGCGCATCGCCTCGTGTATCaggtctgagatatttgaatcttttacgaCGTTACCGTCTATAGTCACGACTCCTTGCTCATCCCAGCTAATTCTACTCGATGATGTTTTATCGAGTAGGTGTTTCGTTAGTAAGCGAGCTTCGGCACGGTAAGATTTCGGTACATTTTCCACTATTCTTCCGACGCTTTTCATCACCTCAAGACTTGTGTCGTGTTCTTTCGGGAAGCTTCTCGTACGACTAGAATCCGGAACGAATGAGCCCGTGAGATCGTGCACCGGTACTCCTTCACGTGTTTCCAACGCATTTTCggctttttcttcctcttcttcttcctcggcgTTACGCGTGTCGTCCTCTTGATTTCGTCGTCCTCGTGCTACTCGTACAAAGTGAAGATATCGCCAAAGAACCTCTTTGTACATCTTCCATCTCTCGGCTTCG
The nucleotide sequence above comes from Linepithema humile isolate Giens D197 chromosome 4, Lhum_UNIL_v1.0, whole genome shotgun sequence. Encoded proteins:
- the LOC136999344 gene encoding uncharacterized protein, giving the protein MSFLHTHSNECLKSELDLFSLPLTQTSIESSQWIYYKPVTSLADDAPIEFFIPGHGEDYLDLTHTMLSLRVRVESSPLAGGGTAIGTPEFKVGPVNHLLHSMFNQIDVYFNQKLVSPPNNAYAYRAYIEALLNYSPPAKNSHLTCCLWDMDTPGLMDALLESQTPNQALLRRSRYIRDEQALDLIGHLHCDVFNQDKFLINGVEVRMRLVRSKDSFCLMESNSLSKIRLLDASLLVRRAKISPGVLLSHGEC